In one window of Erinaceus europaeus chromosome 17, mEriEur2.1, whole genome shotgun sequence DNA:
- the CSRP3 gene encoding cysteine and glycine-rich protein 3 — MPNWGGGAKCGACEKTVYHAEEIQCNGRSFHKTCFHCMACRKALDSTTVAAHESEIYCKVCYGRRYGPKGIGFGQGAGCLSTDTGEHLGLQFQQSPKAARSATSSNPSKFTAKFGESEKCPRCGKSVYAAEKVMGGGKPWHKTCFRCAICGKSLESTNVTDKDGELYCKVCYAKNFGPTGIGFGGLTQQIEKKE; from the exons ATGCCAAACTGGGGTGGAGGAGCAAAATGTGGAGCCTGCGAAAAGACGGTGTACCATGCGGAAGAAATTCAGTGCAATGGAAGGAGTTTCCATAAAACCTGTTTCCACTGCA TGGCCTGCAGGAAGGCTCTGGACAGCACCACGGTGGCTGCCCATGAGTCAGAGATCTACTGTAAGGTCTGCTACGGGCGCAGGTATGGCCCCAAAGGCATTGGGTTTGGACAGGGAGCTGGCTGCCTCAGCACGGACACGGGCGAGCACCTGGGCCTCCAGTTCCAACA GTCTCCAAAGGCAGCACGCTCAGCCACAAGCAGCAACCCTTCCAAGTTCACTGCCAAGTTTGGAGAATCAGAGAAGTGCCCTCGGTGTGGGAAGTCGGTCTATGCTGCTGAGAAGGTGATGGGAGGTGGTAAG CCTTGGCATAAGACCTGTTTCCGCTGTGCCATCTGTGGAAAGAGTCTAGAGTCTACAAACGTCACTGACAAAGATGGGGAACTTTACTGCAAAG TCTGCTATGCCAAAAATTTTGGCCCTACAGGGATTGGGTTTGGAGGTCTTACACAACAAATAGAGAAGAAAGAGTGA